One Oncorhynchus keta strain PuntledgeMale-10-30-2019 chromosome 34, Oket_V2, whole genome shotgun sequence genomic window, atctcaaagtgctgtacagaaacccagcctaaaaccccaaacagcaaacaatgcaggtgtagaagcacggtggctaggaaaaactcccaagaaaggccaaaacctaggaagaaacctagagaggaaccaggctatgtggggtggccagtcctcttctggctgttccgggtggagaatataacagaacatggccaagatgttcaaatgttcatacattaccagcatggtccaataataataaggcagaacagttgaaactggagcagcagcacagccagatggactggggacagcaaggagtcatcatggcaggtagtcctgaggcatggtcctagggctcaggtcctccgagagagagaaagaaagagagaaagagagaattagagagagcacacttaaattcacacaggacaccgaataggacaggagaagtacagtgccttgcgaaagtattcggcccccttgaactttgcgaccttttgccacatttcaggcttcaaacataaatatataaaactgtattttttgtgaagaatcaacaacaagtgggacacaatcatgaagtggaacgacatttattggatatttcaaacttttttaacaaatcaaaaactgaaaaattgggacaCAATttgggggcgccaacccagacaggaagatcacatcagtgactcaacccactcaggtgacactcccctccagggacggtatgagagagccccagtaagccagtgactcagcccctgtaataggattagaggcagagaatcccagtggaaagaggggaaccggccaggcagagacagcaagggcggtttgttgctccagagcctttccgttcaccttcccactcctgggccagactacactcaatcatataacccactgaagagatgagtcttcagtaaagacttaaaggttgagaccgagtttgcgtctctgacatgggtaggcagaccgttccataaaaatggagctctataggagaaagccctgcctccagctgtttgtttagaaattctagggacaattaggaggcctgcgccttgtgaccatagcgtacgtgtaggtatgtacggcaggaccaaatcagagagattggtaggagcaagcccatgtaatgctttgtaggttagcagtaaaaccttaatcaGCCCTTgatttgacaggaagccagtgaagggaggctagcactggagtaatatgataaaaaaatgtggttctagtcaggattcttgCAGCCGTATTTaccactaactgaagtttatttagtgctttatacaggtagccggaaagtagagcattgcagtagtctaacctagaagtgacaaaagcatggattaatttttctgcatcatttttggccagaaagtttctgatttttgcaatgttacgtagatggaaaaaagctgtcattgaaatggtcttatcccagtctgctgttcccagatgcttcaagagggccaccattgttcctgttcccaagaaagctaaggtaactgagctaaatgactaccgccccgtagcactcacttccgtcatcatgaagtgatttgagggactagtcaaggaccatatcacctccaccctacctgacaccctagacccactccaatttgcttactgccccaatagctctacagatgacgcaatcgcaaccacactgcacactgccctaacccatctggacaagaggaatacctacgtgagaatgctgttcatcgactacaacttagcatttaacaccataataccctccaaactcatcatcaagctcgagacccggGGTCTCGCCCCAGCCCTGTGCGACTGGGTACgggaaatcctacaatgtgattttctggattttttctctctcattttgtctgtcatagttgaagtgtacctatgatgaaaattacaggcctctctcatctttttaagtaggagaacttgcacaattggtggctgactaaatacttttttgccccactgtatatactgtacttgataccatctactgcatcttgcctatgccgttctgtaccatcactcattcatatatctttatgtacatattcttcatccctttacacttgtgtgtataaggtagttgttgcgaaattgttaggttagattactcgttggttatttcTGCATTGTCGGATCTGGAAgcccaagcatttcgctacacacgcattaacatctgctaaccatgtgtatgtgacaagtacaatttgatttgagggCGTGAACAAtgttgaatgggtgtagacaaaggagagctctctAGTAGGTACCGAAACAAGtcccttttctcaaaagtgagtttacaagtgtatcaactttcaaagcagaattactttcccattgttcctccaACATGCTGCGAATGATACACCATTTGTAGCTCTCTACTTTTGTAGATGTAAAAatgcaatgtaaaaaaaacagaaattcaaatgttgctacataagactgaatccaggtggtgagtcacatatagtgatttgtttaacacttttctttggttactacgtgTGGTTACTACGTTACTATGTGTTATTTCACCGTTTTTATGTGCacactattaatctacaatgtagaaatagtgaaaataaagacaaaacccttgagtggtactgtatgtgtgtgagtttgCGTAAGGTGCAGAGTCAGTGCTCTAGCGGTTAGTCCCGGTTACAGTGGAACGGAATACCATAGCTATCTATGGTAGAAAAAGTACAAAACAATGTGAAGAGTTCGTATAAAGGTCAGTGAGTTGTTTGACTTGCTGGCAATCCTCCACTGTCATCAAATCGGCcagtaaaagtgtgtgtgaggaATTTCCCATACGTACAGTATATTAGCTAGACATTGGTCAATACAAGGAAGTAATGCTGGTTTAATTGTCTCCTACGCTCATGCCTTACCTACATGCCTTATTATACTGTCCTTTATTTGATGCTGTAAGTACATGGAGGGTAAGATATAATAATAGAATATAATAATATCTTAGTATTTGTTTTTCTTAGCTCAGTTCAGTGCAGACACGCTATGATAACTCTCTTGAATGCTTGACCCGAGTAGCGACAGCCTCACGGCACAAGGCTGGTGAACAAGACTATACTAAGGGCTACTTGGTCCCTGGTTGTGGTAGAATGAGTTATAGCTTTTTCCTAATTGCGAGTGTTGTGTTTATGACTTCCCTTTGACGATGTCATTGTTGACCTATTGGAGACGTTTCAGGACAGGAAATGAAAACACTGTTATACGAACTAGGATAAAGAGTGGTAGCAGCTAAGACCACGCGTCCCCCGTTTGTGGACGTAAGCACCAATATGTTTACAAGCTGTTCTGTGTTTGAGTGTACAAGAAGAACAGGTGTCCATCTAATGAAGACAGTATTAGAACGAGGACACAGGAAGCAATAATGGTGTGTTTGAGACTGTTTGTATACAGAACCATgtgccagacacacacatccTGAGTGGTATACAGTCAGTTCCCAATAGACACTGACCATATTGCCTCTCCGAGTGTATGGTTTTTATTGTAGTTATTTAGCATGAAATTCACATGAATCTGAACTCTATTTCATCTGCTAGTATTATATTTTGATTATTGCTCACACGGATGTTGTTTCAATTACACCCTCCCCTTGGCAAACTTAAAAGGGGTGAGTAGTGAGTAACAAAAAGCCGTAAGAAACCGTAATGTGGCATGTTGTAATCTCTTTCTATCCTCTCTTGCCATCAGAGTCTTGGAGCCCTTGAAGAGACGATGAGTTGGTTTATTGTCAGAGACAGGAAAACCACGCTGTCTAACCGGGTTTGTTCCAGGCTGTTGACCCAAAAAGCAGCCTTCGCCTCTGAAGCCTCAGACTGTCTGACAGATAAAGCCCCTTGCGCTGCAACGTTTTCATCCCCCCCAGACTGCACTGAGATGATGTGACAGATCTTGCTCCCTGTGCCTTCGAGTGACTGTACCCACCGCCGAGGCTACCATGCAGGAGTGCCATACtgcattgtgtctgtctgtctaccttgTCACCTTTTTGACGGGCCTCCCAGCCAACGCTGTGGCCTTCTACACTTTCAGCAAGAAGGTAAGGCAAAAACCCACGCCCATCGACATCCTGCTCCTCAACCTGACCATCTCggacctcctcttcctgctcttcCTGCCCTTCAAGATGCAGGAAGTCACGAACGATATGACCTGGAGTCTACCCTACATCCTCTGTCCTTTATCTGGCTTCTTCTTCTACATGACTATCTACGTCAGCACCTTATTCCTGACAGCGGTCAGTGTGGAGCGCTACCTGGGCGTGGCCTTCCCCATCCAACACTCGCTGAAGCGCCGGCCCCTGTATGCCGTGgtggccagtgtatttatctggGTCTTCTCCGTCCTCCACCTGAGCATCGTCGTCATCATGCCCTACTACAACCCACCGCAAGACTCCCTCAGTTCCACAACCAACTCTTCCAACAGCTATGAATTCTCCAACGTCTCCAACGTGCTCATTAGTGACGGCGACAACATTGTGTCTTCCAGGAATGTGTGCTATGAGGACTTCAGCGAGAAGCAACTGGCGATCCTCCTGCCTGTGCGTCTGGAGCTCTGCCTGGTTCTATTCTGTGTACCTTTCCTCATCTGCAGCTTCTGCTACATCAACTTCATCCGCATACTCTCTGGCCTGCCCCACATCGGTCGTCGCAGACGCCTCCGTGCTATCGGCCTGGCTCTGGGGACACTGCTGGTGTTTGCCTTCTGCTTCGGCCCCTACAACGTCTCCCACATTGTGGGCTTTATAACCAGGAAGAACCCAGACTGGAGAGACATGACCTTGCTCTGCAGCACCTTCAACGCCTGCTTGGACCCCTTCATCTTCTACTTCTCCTCCTCAGCTGTCAGAGGGACCCTAGGCAGTATGTTGCAGGGGGCCAGAATCAGGCTGGCCAAGTGTATGTTCTGTGGCTGTCACATCCACTGGTCCCCTTGGAATGGAACGAGCGAGCGAGCCTCAGAAAGATAAGGGACCCAAACAAGTAGAGATGAATGCTATCTGAAGTTGATTGAATAAGGCCTGTATTAACTGAAATGAGATGTTGTGCTCCTCATGTCTCGTGGCAGGATATGAGTGCTCTGATGTTTATGTTTTCACATtttactgtatctgtgtctctgtttgATCATTGGTGGGCAAACTTCCTACTTAGAGTAGAGATAGGATATGGTAGACACGGAGCCTGCCTTCCTCCTGAGAGACACAAAACAAGGGCTCACATTAGGGAGTTACTGCCTAGCTGCAGTTAGCTGGAATCAAGTACAGTCATTGCCAATTATATATTATAAGTACACACCTACTGTGACAGTGCGTGAAATATTTTTGAGAATACATTTGTTGTATTGGGTTGCCTGACAAGATTGGCAAACAGAAGAGAAAATGATCATTGATTATAATTGTATTTCACAAGGTTGAAGCCCATTTACACAACTGGGAGTGGTTATGGTGAACCGTAGAGAACAACAGCTCTAACATCTGAGAGACACATCAGAACAACATCTCTCAGCACTGAAAGATAAGCACCTCAAACAAGTATCACAGTCGTATCGCTGAAAAGGAACAATGAATTTGAGCACTGAGcggagttggtgtgtgtgtgtgtgtgtgtgtggggggggtgcatGTGCGAATGTGTTTTTGTGCATGCATGAGCACACATGCGTAAGTGAGGGATTTTGTGTGTACTTGTGATTCATTGTGTCCATAGATTTATATTATTGGCTTTGTGAAATAAACGTGGACTCACTGTCCCATTTTGTATGCACCTCTAACATGTGGGACCTTCATTGTTTGATTGTGGGACCTTCATTGTTCAATTGTGGGACCAAATAAAGACATTGATGTTGAAATAAAAGCGTGTTCATTTTGTGAATTAAAGGAACAATAGTACGATAATAGTTGACCAGTATTGAATTGGTTACACAATTAAAGGAACAATAATACGATAATAGTTGACCAGTATTGAATTGGTTGCACAATTACAGGAACAATAATATGATAATAGTTGACCAGTATTGAATTGGT contains:
- the LOC118367586 gene encoding free fatty acid receptor 2, translated to MQECHTALCLSVYLVTFLTGLPANAVAFYTFSKKVRQKPTPIDILLLNLTISDLLFLLFLPFKMQEVTNDMTWSLPYILCPLSGFFFYMTIYVSTLFLTAVSVERYLGVAFPIQHSLKRRPLYAVVASVFIWVFSVLHLSIVVIMPYYNPPQDSLSSTTNSSNSYEFSNVSNVLISDGDNIVSSRNVCYEDFSEKQLAILLPVRLELCLVLFCVPFLICSFCYINFIRILSGLPHIGRRRRLRAIGLALGTLLVFAFCFGPYNVSHIVGFITRKNPDWRDMTLLCSTFNACLDPFIFYFSSSAVRGTLGSMLQGARIRLAKCMFCGCHIHWSPWNGTSERASER